A stretch of DNA from Yoonia sp. G8-12:
TCTCTGGCCCGGGCCGTCGCGAGATTGGTCATGGTAAGCTGGCATGGCGTGCGTTGCAGGCGGTTCTGCCTGCGCCAACGGATTTCCCGTATACCATTCGTCTGGTGTCGGAGATCACGGAATCAAACGGTTCATCTTCGATGGCGTCTGTTTGTGGTGGTTCCTTGTCCATGATGGACGCAGGCGTTCCGCTGAAAGCACCAGTTGCTGGTGTGGCGATGGGTCTGGTGATGGAAGACGATGGCGAATATGCCATCCTGTCCGACATCCTGGGTGACGAAGACCACCTTGGCGACATGGACTTCAAGGTTGCGGGTACCGAAAACGGCATCACATCCTTGCAGATGGACATCAAGATCGCAGGCATCACGCCTGAGATCATGAAAAAGGCGCTTGAGCAGGCCAAAGCTGGCCGTCTGCATATCCTTGGCGAGATGAGCAAAGCGATCACCGGCGCGCAGGAATTCAGCGTTCACGCACCAAAGATCGAAACGATGCAGATTCCAACCGACAAGATCCGTGAAGTGATCGGGTCCGGCGGTAAGGTCATCCGCGAGATCGTGGAAACATCCGGTGCCAAGGTCGATATCAACGACGATGGTGTGATCAAGCTGGCATCCAACGATGCCGAAGCGATCAAGCGTGCCTATGACATGATCCACTCGATCGTGGCAGAGCCGGAAGAGGGCGTGATCTACAAAGGTACAGTCGTCAAACTGGTCGATTTTGGCGCCTTCGTGAACTTCTTTGGTAAGCGCGATGGTCTGGTGCACGTGTCCCAGATTGAAAACAAGCGTCTGAACCATCCTTCCGATGTCCTTAAGGAAGGTCAGGAAGTCTGGGTCAAGCTGCTTGGCTTTGATGATCGCGGTAAGGTCCGTTTGGCCATGAAGATGGTTGATCAGGAAACCGGCAAAGAGATCACAAAGGAAGAAGCGGCCGAGTAATCTGGTCCTGCAACGTCAGAAAAAGAATGGCCCGGGCAAATTTGCCCGGGCCATTTTTCGTTTCTTTGTTAGATCGCAGGCGGTGTTCAGCCCTTGAGCTTTGTCGTCCGCAAATAAGGGAAGATCGTTTTAAAGGCGCCATACTTGGCGGTTGCATCGGCGTCACTGACGGATGTTGGAATAATCACATCGTCACCAACATTCCAGTTGGCGGGCGTTGCCACGCCTTCACCTGCTGCAGTTTGCAGACCATCCAGCGCGCGAAGCACTTCGGCAAAGTTGCGGCCCACATTCATAGGGTAGGTCATCGACAGCTTCAGCTTCTTGTCTGGCCCTATGATAAACACGACACGCACGGTGGCGCTATCAGCAGGTGTGCGGCCATCGGGTAGATAGGCGTCAGCAGGCAGCATGTCGAAAGCCTTTGCAACGGTCAGATCTTCGTCCGCGATGATCGGGAAGCCGGCCGTTGTCTTTGCAAAGGTTTCGATGTCGCCTTTCCATTTTTTATGCTCTTCAACACCATCGACGCTGATACCCATCACTTTGGTGCCGCGTTTTTCCCATTCATCGGCCAATTGTGCGACTGCGCCGAACTCGGTGGTACAAACGGGGGTAAAGTCCTTTGGGTGTGAAAACAGAATGGCCCAGCTGTCGCCGATCCAGTCATGCAAGGAAAAGGTTCCCTGATCCGTTTCAACAGTCAGGTCGGGGATAGTGTCATTAATGCGCAAACCCATTTTGGTGCTCCTTTTCGTGTGTTCTACAAGATTCCATATAGGTATCCTGTCGGACCAACACCACAGGCGCTTGCGAAAGATCACATGCGATGCCACATAATCCGTGAAGCATAGGAGAGCCGCCATGATTGAGAACCGCAATTTTTATATCAACGGTACTTGGGTGCCGCCTGTCGCGGCCAAGGACTATACTGTAATTGACCCGTCAACCGAGGACGCTTGCGCAGTAATTTCGCTGGGCGATCAGGCCGACACGGATGCCGCTGTCGCCGCAGCAACGGCCGCTTTTCCGGCATGGGCTGCCACCGCCCCGCAAAAGAGGGCTGAATATGTCAAAGCGATCCTCGCACAATATGAGGCGCGCGTTGAGGAAATGGCGCAGGCCATCAGCATGGAAATGGGCGCACCGATTGATATGGCGCGCAGCAGTCAGGCGCCGTGCCTGCCCTGGCACCTGAAAAACTCACTAGACGCGATGGAGCACATCGAATGGGTGCGCCCCTTGGGCCCACATGCCCCGAATGATCGTATCGCGATGG
This window harbors:
- a CDS encoding peroxiredoxin, translating into MGLRINDTIPDLTVETDQGTFSLHDWIGDSWAILFSHPKDFTPVCTTEFGAVAQLADEWEKRGTKVMGISVDGVEEHKKWKGDIETFAKTTAGFPIIADEDLTVAKAFDMLPADAYLPDGRTPADSATVRVVFIIGPDKKLKLSMTYPMNVGRNFAEVLRALDGLQTAAGEGVATPANWNVGDDVIIPTSVSDADATAKYGAFKTIFPYLRTTKLKG